The DNA window agctgcttTGAACTCAACCAAGCACAGTTCTAAAGAAAAAGGGTAAAATATTCATCCTAATTCATCCTTTTCCTTAAGTCATGCTGGTTGGTTTCTTGTTAGATTTCTGTCTCTGCCTTGTCCAAAggtatttgctatttttaaatcatcacagtgtttctatatatgtgtgtgctgATTTCTTCACATAACATGCTAACATAAGCATGGATCTGTGTTTCTACATACACTTAATGATCATCATATTAACTGATTTTAATGCCCTTTGAAAGATGTATGTAGTAATTTAGGTAACTGCCTAGTGCTGGACATTCTAGAATTCTTGCATGAACAttgttgtatttatatttttccttctgttgggTTTCCTTAAAGCAGATTATTAAAAAAGAGATTAATGGGCCAAAGTTCTTACAAAGATaaagtgatttttgtttgtgtgttttttatatgtatttccaCATTGCTTTCCAGTTAAAACCTGTAGCAACAAGTATGGGTCTCTCAGATTCATCACATCTTCATCAGCTTggggtgggtttttgttttgttttgttttgctattttgcaAAATGGTAGAATCAGTGGAGTTTTtatcttatgtttttttttaaattcttattgaTATAATTATGTTCCATGTCTCATAGTGACGTGATCaagcatactttaaaataaaggcaaatactTTGAAGTAAAAGTATGTCTGTAATTTTGTTTGGCTGGGCTTTAAGCATCCTAAACTAAGAGCaagcatttaaaaagttttcatctttccaagtatttaaatctgttttccatttcagATTGCTCTTTTATATGgcaatttccatttttctctgccatatattttattaaaaatttaaatgtatttaaaccaTCTCATTCCATGAAAGAGAAAAGCACAACTTTAGTAAAGTGCATTCAAATAATTAAAGTCCGTGGCAAAAGCAATAGGGAAGACAGTCATGCACCTCTTGTGGTCCTTATTAATGggtccacatgcacacacatctccAACCAGCCCCCTTTGTGTAGCTTGTCAGAGGACATTAGCTGAGACTAATCTGGAAGCCACTTCCTGGCTCCCAAATGGACATAGTCACCAAATAAGAAAGACTCATTTATCAGAATAAAAACTTTGCTACGTGAGGATTGTGCAAAGCTTATTTCATGCATCATTATCTGGGCCTGATTAGCAATGATGGAAATTGGTCCTCAATTTTTAACAATCAGCGGAAAACAAACCTTCAGCTTTCACTGAAGATAGACAATTGCCATAGACATGTCTCTGTGTTTTCTGCACAATAGGAAAATAGAGGCAAGAGCCCTTGCAAAgacagtttttaaattgttttggcaGCAGTTGTCTCACAGATGCCATTGTCCCTGTGACGCAAATAAACCCAGATCCTGCTCTCTGAGCAGACGGGTTGACATCTTCCTGGCTGCCCCGTGCCACAGGGGCCACATTATTATGTGTTGTGGCCCCAGATGCAGCTGGTCCTTCGTGGGCTTTGGGGGCGGGCAGGCCTGGTTCTGGATGCCAGTGTGACCTGGGCAGCTCTGTAGTCTCTCTGTACATAGTTTCATCTCTGTACAACAGTGACAACAACACTACCTGCCTGAAAAACTGTGAGGGTTATAATAAGATAATTTATGCAAAAGAGCTCTGTTCGGGGGCTGGCACAAAGGCATGCAGACAGGCCTCACACTTCCAGGAGTTTCCTCCTGTTAAGTCTGAGAGGAGGCCCTTGGGAAGGGCTTGCGGAGTCAAGGGTGGAGCAGTTATTCCTGTTACTGTTTCTGTGAGGTTTTTTTGGCCATCCTCATTGTCTTTATGTCCCAGTTCAAGATCCTAGGGAGTACAGCTCTTCAAGTGGCATTATCAGGCCCTCAAGCCCTGCCCCTGCCAGTGGCATTATCAGGCTCCCTGTCACCCACCAAGGGTAGGAATTAAGCCAAAGTAAACACAGAGTCTGTAAAAGTCATTTATAGTAGAGGAGtgaaatttctcattttctgagTCTGGCAGGGTGGGCCACTGCTAGGGTGGACACAGATGGAGGCTGGGCTTATGAAGTTGGTGGGACTTCTGGGAACACTCCCCCATGCAGCCCTGCACAACCCTCTCCACGGGCCTCCTAACAGCAGGCAGATCCTGCACCAGAGGTATGTAGGCTTTATCACTGAGACCTTGAACGGCGCTGCACTCAAATCCCCAAGTGCCAAGGAACAGCCAGGCTGTGCAGGGTTGAGGTGAGGTGGACCAGCCCCCAGCCACGTGCACATGCTTGGCCTCCAGATGGCTTCACTCCTTCTTGCCAGGTGCCAGGTTCAGGGGACTGCTGTAGTGCAAGGCAGAGATGCAAGCAAATCCTGGATCACGTGAACCGTCTTTCGTGCAGTGGAATTAAAACTTTGACTTCAGTCTGCAGAGTGAATGAAAGCTGTGTGTAGTTTGGTTACTGTAACACTTTGGGGCCCCACACACACCATATATCACATGTCCACCACATACAAGACATGTactccacacatgcacacacgctaCATGCATCCCACACACACCTTTGTGCACACACGGGACACACACACCCATGAGCAATCTGTGTCTCTGTAGTTCTGAGGACAACAGCAGTACAGTGAGTATGCGACTGCTTGAATTCGAGTATGAGCTGTTCTATCCTCAGATATTCCTGGAAAGGAGTACATTAAATCAATAGTAAGAGAAATGAGTGCTGCTTTCTCTTTGGTCTTCCCTAGAACTGAAAAAGCTGCCACAGCCTCAAATGATGAAGAAGACCTATTAATTGCTGGAGAGTTCCATAAAACCCTTGCAGAACTTGACGAAGACCTGGAAGGTAAGAACCACCTGATCTGCTATTCTGATATTATGCTGCATGAAAGTAGGTGCCAACGGTAACTTCCTCTGAGCATACTTTGATGTATCTGTGTGAGGAAACGGCCTTCAGAAGGAATTCCAGGTCAGTTTGGTGAAAGCCTGGATGTGAGGCACACACAGTTTTCCGGTAGACTGCTTTTTATCTGGGCTGCCAAGCAGTACCTGGAAACATCCAGACAGCTGCTTACAGTGTGCTCTGAATAATACTAATTTGGTGCATTAAAAAGTATGCCACACatgttaaagaataaaaagggTGGCGcagaaaataaacagatttcCTCATTAAGACTTCTCTTAATTTGTTAATATATGGCATATCTCTTAATGAGAAATACTCAGCCTTTTGACCACAATGAAGCCTTATAATGGAGCATCTCATGGCACTGCtattatattgatatattttggggaaataatactggaaggccaaagcagatgGCAAATAATTGCTGTAAACAGCTAGGGAATCTTTCAAACAAAGCAGCTATGTTATTTTCTGCACTGCACATgttgaaaataaactaaaaattagatatttatcatgccttaaaaagagagagagaagataacaGACTGCAAAACTGACGAGTAGTTTTTGTCTGACTCACTTTTCAGTTTCCTGTCCTGAGAATGTATAGTTGACAGACCTAAAAATTTGAATCAGCCATAGTGTGTCCCGCAGGTTCTGACCCCATGACCATTGCATCATTTGGTACTTGGAAGAGCCACGGTAATTCTGAGATACTCAGGATTTAGTCATCTGCTTCCTTAAGAAGTTAAAGCTAGAGCCGGTGGTCCTCTGGATTTTGTTGTGCTTCTAGTGGACATGAGAAACATGGAGGTCAAAACCCAAAACTCACTTTCCTGTTTCTGTGTTGAGACAGTTTTTCCAGAGGCTTGGATctagaaatcaattttttaagtGAAGGATGTTGGCAGCACGTTGTAACTGAATACCTTGCCTTGAAACAGCATGGATCTGCAAACAGCTGTGTTGAGTAACAGAAAGTTGAGATTCTGGCCCCAGGCATATTATGTAGATTACAAAcccaaataacattttaaaacgtATGTAAATAATGTATTCAAAAGTAACCTCAGGGAAATCAAAGTCATGGCTGCAATTACACTAAGTAATTGGTGTGGGAAACATCTGTGATTTGTgtttgtccctctttgcagaaaTGGAAGACAGCTATGAAACAGACACCAGCTCCCTCACCAGCTCCATCCATGGTGCATCCAACCACTGCCCACAGGATGCCATGATCCCTCACGGCGACACAGATGCAATCCCAGTAACCTTCATAGGGGAAGTTTCAGATGATCCTGTGGATTTGGGGTTGTTTTCCAATAGAAACAACAACGCTGGGTCTTTCGACTCGGAGGGTGTAGCCAGCAGGAGAGCCTCCCTGGCGCCACTTCAGGCTGAGCACAGCCAGCCCCATGAAAAGACAAGGGAGGAAGTACCTGCCCTGCACCCCGCTTCCCATGACATCGGAAAAGGAATCCGTGTGGCCTTATCCAACATCTCTAAAGATGGGAATCTAATGGAAACGGCACCCAGGGTGACTTCTTTTGCTTCGAATCTTCACGCAGACAACCTAAATGCAAAAGTGAAAGACAAAGTGCATGGCTGTGCTGACGGGGAGAGGACTCGGGCCACAGAGAGAGTGAATTCCCAACCGGTGAATGAAAAGGAGAGCAATGATAAAAACACTGCCTTGGCACCAACATCATGGCACCAACGAGGCCAAAACCCAGGGAAAAGCTACAGACTTAAGCATGGCCTCACAACATATAAAATCATTCCTCCGAAGTCAGAGATGCGATGTTACGACAGAGACGTGTCCCTCTCCACCGGAGCCATTAAGATTGATGAGCTGGGGAACTTGGTGAGTCCTCATGCCACCGGCATCAGGATCATTTCCCTGTCTTCGTCTGTGCCTGAAGCAGAATCTCAGCCCATTGGGAAAGTCAAAGAGTTCTGGAGGTGCAACTCTGTGGAAAAACACCTGGGCCGGCCCTCAGAGAGCTCTGCCAGGGGACCCCCCTCCACCCGTGTGCCCACCCAGATGCAGCATCCAGAGAGCAGACTCCAAGCAGACCCCAAGCCAATATCGCCCCAGCAGCAGTCTGCCCAACATGAGGGCCGGAACCCCCTAGAGGAGGGGAGAAGCCAGCCCCCCACCATGGGCATGGGTCACGTGAAGGTGCCAGCAGCTCACACCACTGAAGTCACATTTCTCAAGCCTCAGAGAAGAACGTCCAGCCAGTATGTGGCCTCTGCCATTGCCAAGCGCATAGGAGCCACAAAAGTCCATGCTGACGTGGTGAGGGCACACGGTCATGCCGAGAAGGGTTATGCAGGCAGGGCGCCAGTGCTGGCTGCACCACCTGTCACTGTCAAAGATGACAGGACATCCAGCCCACACTCAGAGACACAAGGATGGAAGGATGGTGCTCAGCGGCCCTGTGTCACCCCTCCCAACAACCACGGGGAAGATTTGGCAGTGGGATCACCTCCTAGGGGGGAGGTCATTGGCCCACACAGGAAGTTGTCTACTCAGGACGGACCTGCTGCTATCCACAGAAGCTCCTGTTTCTCACTGGTTCAGTCTTCCCAGAGGGATCGTGTTTCTGTGGGACAGAGCTGTGGTTTCAGTGGAAAGCAAAGCACAAGTAGCCAGGAGGCCAGCTCAGCATCTGAGCCCAGACGCACACCTGATGGTACAGACCCACCCCCTCCGCACACATCTGACACTCAGGCCTGCAGCAGGGAGCTGGTCAGTGGCTCTTTGCGCGCCccgggctgcagtgagccttccCACCCTCCAGGAGGGTCTGGCACAGAAAGCCACACTCTcttagaaagagaggaaaagccCAATGTGTTCTCTACAGATGGAAATGAAACAGACAGTATTTGGCCACCCAGCATTTTTGGGCCGAAGAAAAAATTCAAACCCGTTGTCCAGAGACCAGTCCCAAAAGACACATCCCTGCACTCTGCCCTGATGGAAGCCATCCACTCTGCGGGAGGGAAGGACAGGCTACGCAAGGTGAGGATGGCGGCTTCCGGGGCAGGCTGCAGAGAGGTCCTGGGCAGGCCTTCCACACCTGCCCACTTCAGTACACTGGTCTCAGAGTCTCAGAATAAAgcggaggagagagagagagagacggggtTAGGATAACAGTGATGCTTACCACACAGGTTTCATTTTAACTAGAATTCCCATCATACTGCCTCCAGATATTTGTACTGAACTACTAAAGGGACAAAATGGATGGGTGTGAGGCTAGTCCACACTGACTTCAGGCCCCTGGCTGCCCTGTGGGAAAGGTAACAGCCAGTGATGTCCATCCACAGGGCCAGAGGAATGGAGAGGCCAGGGGCAGGACCATCCATATGGTCATCCTTGAACAATGGAGCGGGGGAGAAAATTCAGGCAGGGCCACTTCTTTCCCATATGCATTTGTAGCAGCAGCGAACTGTCGTTCTTCAGTAACACAGGAGTAATTTTAGGACACGCCTTGTCCATTGTCTAGGCACTTAACACACCACAAGTATTATCTCATTTGCATGCTACACCAATGCTGATAATGAGGagatatttcttccattttgcagatgaggaaactgaagcacagtgAGGCCAAGGTGCCTAGTCCAAGGTCAGGCACTAGCTAGTGGGGGCCATGGATTCTCTTCTGGGTCTGCAAGATGTAAACACACACATCAGCTCTGGAACACTAGGATGAATAGCAGGAATGGTCTGCCATTAAGAGGCAGTTGTTTGAAACTACCCCAGATACGCAGCCTTTGATTCTTATGTGTGCCTTCTCATAGACAGGAGTGTAAAACTGACTCTGTAGGCCTCAGCTGACATGagtggattttctttctttttttttttttttcctgagacggagtctcactctgtggcccaggccacaatcttggctcactgcaacctctgcctcccgggttcaaacaattctgcctcagcctcccgagtagatgggattacaggcatgagccaccgtgcctggaccgTGAGTGGGTTTTCTCATGAGCTGCTTTACAGTTCGCATTTCTCCATGTTCTCAGTGAAATATGTGACACTGTTAATATTCTAGATGGCAGAACACACCGGGGAGGGCAGGCCAGCGAAACTGTCCTGCGCGGAGGCAGAGGGCGAGCGATCTGCACTGCTGGCAGCTATCCGCGGGCACAGCGGCACCTGCAGCCTGAGGAAGGTAAGAGGTGAAGGGCCTTCCATGGCGCCAGGAGCTCAAACCCACTCACCCCTTCTTCCCAGGCACCTGGGTGGTGGCTGCAGAAGCTTCTGTTCTTCCGATTGGATGGTGAACCATCTGTTTTGAGAGTGGCCATCCCAGCCTGCGTGAGACACTGGGGTGGACACCCTGCTCCAAGAGCCTGGGGCAGCCATGGCAAGGGGCAGCAAGAGCTTCCAGACACTCTCTTAGCCTTTCTTTGCTGAGCACAATTCCTTCCTGTGCCTAGAACTGAGCACTTTTCCAAATTCACTTGGACACCTGGTGTGGTTTCCAGGCTTCACTAACTGGACAACCAGGACTGAAGCCACTGCACACCTGGAAAAAAGTTGTTGCATGAATATAGCGCTGGTTTTTGCACATCCTTGGGAGCCAGTATTGACTTGATTTTAGGGCAGAATGGTCTCATCTTAGTTTCCACGCACAGAAATTGAGGAACAGTGTGACTTGTACATTACTCATTAGGTTCTGAGTGCATGTCTTGCCCCCAATAATGGGTTTGATATATGTGTCCAGCCTCTATGTCTATTCTTATATGCCAAGAAAAGTCATGAGGTGAGAGAGTTCTCAGTAAGGCAGGACTGCCAACTTCTGGTCTCTGGGATCAGTTGCTTGGCTGCCAACAGAGCATGGGGGCAGATGTCTCGGCCATGGAGTGGACAAACTTCCTGGGCTTATTGCAAAAGAACTGTCTCAGGTCCAAGGGTAAGATAATCAGCTGTGTGCTGCTCTCTCAGAACCTTTGGGGACAGTGTCACTcccttagtctgtttgggctgctataccAGAATCcaacagactgggtggcttataaatgacagaattttattgctcacagttctgggtactcaaagtctaagatcaaggcaccagcagattcagtatcTTGTGAGGGCCCACATTCTGGTTCATAGACAGTGCCTTCTCTCTGCGTCCTCATATAGTAGCAGGGGTGAGAGAGCTCCCTAGAGCCTTTTTTGTGTAAGAgcgctaatcccattcatgaggtctccacctcatgacctagtcacccCCAATCCTCATCTCCTCACACCACTACCTTGGGCGTTGGgatttcacagctgaattttgGGAGCTATTCACTCTATAGCAGTCATTTAATCATCTCATTGCCAGGTGGCATCTTCTGCCTCTGAGGAGCTCCAGAGCTTCCGAGATGCCGCACTCTCTGCACAGGGCTTGGAATGTCCTCTGCTAGAAGACCTTGGCCTTCCGCCCCCACCAGCCGttcccccaccaccccctccaccctcccaggCTCTCTCTGCACCAAGGACGGCCTCCAGGTTCAGCACGGGCACCCTCAGCAACACCGCAGACGCAAGGCAAGCCTTGATGGACGCCATCCGCTCCGGCACAGGGGCTGCGAGACTGAGAAAGGTGACGGcgactgtgtgtgtgcatttctaTGGGGCCAGAGGGACGGAGGTGCAGCGCAGATCCAGGAACACACTTGCCTTGGGCAGGAGCTGCGAGGCGGTCAcgtgggagtggggtgggagagAGCCGGCATCACTGTGTCACTCACATGTACTGACCAGAGTGGCAGATGAAGGCTCCAGTCCGCAGGTAAGAAAGCCTCCGCATGGTAGGTGCCGGCTCCAGTCCTCAGCTCCTTGGTGACGGTGACAGGTGGAATCTAAACCCAACTGTAACCCAAGCTCAGTCCCACCCTAACCCACAGTTTCTTCTGGTCCACGGAGAGGATGGAAGATCATCCATTTGGGGCCCCACAGAGCACACATCACAAACTCATGGCCCTCAGCTGGCACGGAAGCCGCCAGCcttattcgttcattcattcattcattcattcactcgtaCATGCTTGCGTTCCAGCCTAATGTTGGACAGTTACAGAATCTGAAGTCCCTTGGGCAGAGCATGCACTTTCTGGATCTCCCTGGCTTCTCGCAGTTTGGTCTTGTACTGGTCTGCACATTACTGCCCAGGTGGCCCCTGCAATGGAATTCCCAGATTAAAGGGCTGCTTGGGCCAGATGGCTTCTGAGACCTATTTCAATTCTGACATGATTCAGTAAATGGATTGACCCTCTGTCCCTGCCCATTCCTAGTGGGTGTGGGGAGTTAGGCTAATAATTGGGAGGttggaaaaagattttattttattattttatttatttatttatttgagatggagtctcgctttgttgcccaggttggagtgcagtaatgcaatctcagctcactgcaagctccgcctcccgggttcatgccattctcctgcctcagcctcccgagtacctgggactacaggcgcctgccaccacgcccggccaattttttgtggttttagtagagatggggtttcaccgtgttagccaggatggtctcgatctcctgacctcatgatccgtccgccttggcctcccaaagtgctgggattacaggcgtgagccaccgcgcccggcaaagattttattttctgagtgATTATTTCCAGATCCTAAGCTTATGTTTTCACTTGTACCCAAGTGTTCGGTGCTAAAGATTATCCTCACTTTCTATATAAAGTGGGCCAGGCTCAGAGGAGTGAGTCGCTTGGCTTGGTCACACAGGGCCTGGACTTAGACACAGATCAGTTTGGGCACAAGAAGTGCTCATCCCCAGGTCACAAGCTGTGTGCTCCATAGAGAGCAGGTAACCCAGGAGACACTGAGTAAGCCACTCTCACGTAGGACTGCTGGCACAGTGGAGACGGGAGACAGCTCTCCAGATCTCCCACTCAGAAGCCTCGGGGCACTGAGAATGGAGGAGGCCCCACACCCCGCAGGCAACCTTGCTGTGAAAGGCACTGCCTTGAGGGATGGGTCCCTGTGGACACCCAGAGGTCACAACTTTGTTTCCTTGTGCAAGAACAGCCTGAGCACCCACTGATTCGGTGGCTCTCTGAGCTCCCCAGGGGCCATTTGTGATGGCTGTTGGGTCAGCTCCCCAGAGTTTGTCCCAGTGTGAGGGTGAGGCATTCATAGCTGTGTGATGTGGCCCTGAGACATCAGCCAGCAAAGATGCTAGCCAGTCATCATTGAATGCACAGCCCACCCATGGATGCTGGGGAGAAAAATCTCCTTACCCAGATGGCAAGGGATGTGGCAAGTTTTATGCCATCTCCTCAGGATAGGGGgcaattaaaaattacttaaggctctttggttttctttatgcttttttattCCTGTGGAATTTATGTGTTGATGAATGTATGTACTTAGTAAAATGAGGGAAAAGTGAAGAAATTGGGGTGAATGGCTAAATAGGGGTCATAAAAATGAGCACAAATTCTGTTGAAGATGGCTCTTGAAGTGCAGCTCCGAGGCATCCTGTCTGCCCCACTCACATGACAGCCACCGATTTCAAGGGCTGATCATCGGAAGGCTCTCTGGAGGAGTCTGAAGCAGTGCGATTGGGATCAGCTCTGTCACTCTACTGATCCCAGGGTACGTTTCTGAGCTTCTAAAGCTGTTTCTCAATGTAGGTCCTTAGGACATCTGCATCTTGAATCATATTTTTCAGCCTACGAATCTGCaattttccattgctttccaaGCGACTTTACATTAAGGTTGGAGACAATTGTCTATCTCATTTGAGCCTTTCATGCATTTTGAATTGCACTGACTGGGATCCTGTGAAGGCCATGACCACACTCTGTACTCACTGCTTTATAAAAGTCATCTCAGTGACTTGTTtctgcatctttttcttttacccTCTCCATCTTGTGCAGAGTCATGAAGGGCCTGGGGCCCAGAGATGCTGAAAGCTGGCCCAAGGTCCACAACCAGCAAGCGGAGGAGATAATAACACTAGGACTTTCGACTTCTGAGAATGCATTCCTCTGCCttacagaaaggagaaaaaaaaaaaaaaaagttttggactAGCCCAAAAGAACAGAGGAAGTTGTGCTGTGAGAAAGAAAGCGGGGAGAAATGCACAGgccatggagagagagaggccgGGCCTGGATGAAGCCGTGGGCGTTGGTGCCGTTCGAGGCCCAGGCATGCTTGGAGGAAAGGTCACCGCGGCTGTGAAGTGCTGGCCAGGGCGGGAGCCGGGCTTGTGTTTCTCGCACAGTCTCAGCCATCTGTCAGCTGCTTCAAAGGGCATTCAAAAGTCCAGGTTTTGATTGTTTCTTGGATTAGTCTGAGTCGTGTGGCCTGCCTTATCCACCCTGGAAAGTTCTAGGCAATTAATATTTATGTGGCATTTCTGAGGTTTTGATGCCCCAAGCCGTTTACAAGATGCTCCTGGGCTGAAAGCTGGGCCCTGAGTTCCTTGGCTGAGTCCCACGTTGGAAACCACGTTCCCCTTAGTCTCATTATCACTATCATTCCCGGTGATCCCAGAGCCTTCCTACACTTGATGCTTTATCACAGAACCACAAAAAATCTGCTGAAGAAAGCCTGCCCTAGGAGGGCAGGAATTGGGTGATCGACCTGCCCTCCTGGCCTCTGTTCAGCATTCATCAGAGAGACTCAGGTGCAGGGGGCCAAGGTGGCCTCACCTGGACCAATGGTTCATTCTCTTGAAGACATTGACCAACTGCATTTCCTAGAAGTTTGCCCTGTCTACTCATTTGTGTTGAGAGTAGACCTGTGGTCACAGGAAACATTTGCGATTCAGGAAATGAATTACAATTTTTCTAATAAGCCTGGTTACATGGCACTTTTCTGCTATGCATGGATCCTGGAGGTTATATTGTCTTCGTAGCAAATACACTTTGATGTATATTATGGCATGCGAACATCAAATTATATGGACTTTGCCTCTTATGATTTAGTTTTATTTCACCTTTTGGACTTTTAAAGCTAtgctggctgggcatagtggctcacacctgtaatcccagcactttgggaggctgaggcaagaggattgcttgaggccaggagtttgagaccagtctgggcaacataacaagactcccatctctacaaaatacagaaatgagccaggtgtggtggcatgggcctgtagtcccagctctttgggaggggaaggtaggaggattgtttgagctcaggagttcaaggctgccgtgagctatgatcataccactgagCTtgcatcagcctgggtgacaaagcaagatcctttctctttaaaaaataataaatgaatttttttttaaaaagtaaaatgttaaaagcTATGCTAACCTTGAGGAAAATACAATAAATTCAGGGGCTCCCAGTGTGTGCAGTGTTGATTGGTTCTCCATAGGTTGT is part of the Nomascus leucogenys isolate Asia chromosome 17, Asia_NLE_v1, whole genome shotgun sequence genome and encodes:
- the COBL gene encoding protein cordon-bleu isoform X3, which encodes MDAPRASAAKPPTGRKMKARAPPPPGKAATLHVHSDQKSPHDGDLGSQQNLVRMKEALRASTVDVTVVLPSGLEKRSVLSGSHAMMDLLVELCLQNHLNPSHHALEIRSSETQQPLSFKPNTLIGTLNVHTVFLKEKVPEEKVKPGPPKVPEKSVRLVVNYLRTQKAVVRVSPEVPLQNILPVICAKCEVSPEHVVLLRDNIAGEELELSKSLNELGIKELYAWDNRRETFRKSSLGNDETDKEKKKFLGFFKVNKRSNSKGCLTTPNSPSMHSRSLTLGPSLSLGSISGVSVKSEMKKRRAPPPPGSGPPVQDKASEKVSLGSQIDLQKKKRRAPAPPPPQPPPPSPLIPNRTEDKEENRKSTMVSLPLGSGSHCSPDGALQVLSEAEETVSVGSCFASEDTTEDSGVMSSPSDIVSLDSQQDSMKYKDKWATDQEDCSDQDLAGTPDLGPQKSPLWEKNGSENSHLRTEKAATASNDEEDLLIAGEFHKTLAELDEDLEEMEDSYETDTSSLTSSIHGASNHCPQDAMIPHGDTDAIPVTFIGEVSDDPVDLGLFSNRNNNAGSFDSEGVASRRASLAPLQAEHSQPHEKTREEVPALHPASHDIGKGIRVALSNISKDGNLMETAPRVTSFASNLHADNLNAKVKDKVHGCADGERTRATERVNSQPVNEKESNDKNTALAPTSWHQRGQNPGKSYRLKHGLTTYKIIPPKSEMRCYDRDVSLSTGAIKIDELGNLVSPHATGIRIISLSSSVPEAESQPIGKVKEFWRCNSVEKHLGRPSESSARGPPSTRVPTQMQHPESRLQADPKPISPQQQSAQHEGRNPLEEGRSQPPTMGMGHVKVPAAHTTEVTFLKPQRRTSSQYVASAIAKRIGATKVHADVVRAHGHAEKGYAGRAPVLAAPPVTVKDDRTSSPHSETQGWKDGAQRPCVTPPNNHGEDLAVGSPPRGEVIGPHRKLSTQDGPAAIHRSSCFSLVQSSQRDRVSVGQSCGFSGKQSTSSQEASSASEPRRTPDGTDPPPPHTSDTQACSRELVSGSLRAPGCSEPSHPPGGSGTESHTLLEREEKPNVFSTDGNETDSIWPPSIFGPKKKFKPVVQRPVPKDTSLHSALMEAIHSAGGKDRLRKMAEHTGEGRPAKLSCAEAEGERSALLAAIRGHSGTCSLRKVASSASEELQSFRDAALSAQGLECPLLEDLGLPPPPAVPPPPPPPSQALSAPRTASRFSTGTLSNTADARQALMDAIRSGTGAARLRKVPLLV
- the COBL gene encoding protein cordon-bleu isoform X1: MDAPRASAAKPPTGRKMKARAPPPPGKAATLHVHSDQKSPHDGDLGSQQNLVRMKEALRASTVDVTVVLPSGLEKRSVLSGSHAMMDLLVELCLQNHLNPSHHALEIRSSETQQPLSFKPNTLIGTLNVHTVFLKEKVPEEKVKPGPPKVPEKSVRLVVNYLRTQKAVVRVSPEVPLQNILPVICAKCEVSPEHVVLLRDNIAGEELELSKSLNELGIKELYAWDNRRETFRKSSLGNDETDKEKKKFLGFFKVNKRSNSKAEQLVLSGADSDEDTSRAAPGRGLNGCLTTPNSPSMHSRSLTLGPSLSLGSISGVSVKSEMKKRRAPPPPGSGPPVQDKASEKVSLGSQIDLQKKKRRAPAPPPPQPPPPSPLIPNRTEDKEENRKSTMGGGRQVPQKPPRGTARGPPQLVLPPPPPYPPPDTDVVEPLSFPGEGAGSEASDPRPKLSLPLGSGSHCSPDGALQVLSEAEETVSVGSCFASEDTTEDSGVMSSPSDIVSLDSQQDSMKYKDKWATDQEDCSDQDLAGTPDLGPQKSPLWEKNGSENSHLRTEKAATASNDEEDLLIAGEFHKTLAELDEDLEEMEDSYETDTSSLTSSIHGASNHCPQDAMIPHGDTDAIPVTFIGEVSDDPVDLGLFSNRNNNAGSFDSEGVASRRASLAPLQAEHSQPHEKTREEVPALHPASHDIGKGIRVALSNISKDGNLMETAPRVTSFASNLHADNLNAKVKDKVHGCADGERTRATERVNSQPVNEKESNDKNTALAPTSWHQRGQNPGKSYRLKHGLTTYKIIPPKSEMRCYDRDVSLSTGAIKIDELGNLVSPHATGIRIISLSSSVPEAESQPIGKVKEFWRCNSVEKHLGRPSESSARGPPSTRVPTQMQHPESRLQADPKPISPQQQSAQHEGRNPLEEGRSQPPTMGMGHVKVPAAHTTEVTFLKPQRRTSSQYVASAIAKRIGATKVHADVVRAHGHAEKGYAGRAPVLAAPPVTVKDDRTSSPHSETQGWKDGAQRPCVTPPNNHGEDLAVGSPPRGEVIGPHRKLSTQDGPAAIHRSSCFSLVQSSQRDRVSVGQSCGFSGKQSTSSQEASSASEPRRTPDGTDPPPPHTSDTQACSRELVSGSLRAPGCSEPSHPPGGSGTESHTLLEREEKPNVFSTDGNETDSIWPPSIFGPKKKFKPVVQRPVPKDTSLHSALMEAIHSAGGKDRLRKMAEHTGEGRPAKLSCAEAEGERSALLAAIRGHSGTCSLRKVASSASEELQSFRDAALSAQGLECPLLEDLGLPPPPAVPPPPPPPSQALSAPRTASRFSTGTLSNTADARQALMDAIRSGTGAARLRKVPLLV